Proteins encoded in a region of the Neodiprion virginianus isolate iyNeoVirg1 chromosome 2, iyNeoVirg1.1, whole genome shotgun sequence genome:
- the LOC124299361 gene encoding mitogen-activated protein kinase kinase kinase 12 isoform X2 has product MVFARFFVKKTHDDNTVPVNLTSSMLCIQEELGQLSGIAGGLTIASPHEIPLPNSSTTESNSKSSGSGTKCSPVSGTLDAQRSGWIEGIFGCLRPVWTIIGKAAVNEIKGHQTNDWEIPFESISELQWLGSGAQGAVFRGKLTGEIVAVKKVREPRETDIRHLRKLNHPNIVKFKGVCTQAPCYCIVMEFCPYGPLYDLLRAGEPVPPPRLVSWARQIAAGMHYLHSHKIIHRDLKSPNVLIGRGEVVKISDFGTSREWNEISTRMSFAGTVAWMAPEIIRSEPCSEKVDIWSYGVVLWELLSGEIPYKDVDSSAIIWGVGNNSLHLPIPASCPEGFRLLVKQCWAAKPRNRPSFKNILIHLDIAAVEVLSRKPDEYFKTQQSWKEEIRVHMKQMQTNSCSTPRFEADLIRRREDELRHAQDIREHYERKLERTNNLYLELSAVLLQLEQRERDVVKREQQTGYKQSKKRLVHPLLKAQERFHRKRNPTINLSTSSTPTTPPSPSAESPQSPVKATLYTQLNESNQPETVLAPSNSFKQRKYRHRRVGSGCGVSSSPRTSPHHERKNTDAAHHRYVDSQTQTDVMDLSETDFSPVAQTVSVDKFILELSSRQSSSRRKSECLNGNTINSETHYRMQSSPCSSPEPPDENHINGNERLRDCSDDDNLETLGRKVSEILNANRLISSIDNGNCDDVIISHRGKDELMKLPGQICGIIISGTDVHNDSDLKSKPCSDNMDSLCNHEDEACDESWSDEEGEDPSYTYNFSLRRRSIARRPIGPGCRMRRTKQTPTNTECVLASDEENTSEYSHPPSSQSSTLESNPDVQRVLRHIQHSQKRKVLDDEGTSDTSSQSETDEVSDTTIASQPAKASVKIESTV; this is encoded by the exons TATGCTGTGTATTCAAGAAGAGCTGGGGCAGCTGAGCGGCATTGCTGGAGGACTAACGATCGCTAGTCCTCATGAAATACCACTACCTAATAGCAGTACTACGGAGAGTAACAGCAAGTCGAGTGGGAGTGGAACAAAGTGCTCCCCCGTTTCTGGCACTCTAGACGCTCAAAGATCCGGCTGGATCGAGGGTATTTTCGGATGTCTTCGACCAGTTTGGACGATAATCGGAAAAGCTGCCGTTAACGAAATTAAAGGACACCAAA CCAATGACTGGGAGATACCGTTCGAATCTATCAGCGAATTACAGTGGCTTGGTTCAGGAGCTCAAGGTGCGGTGTTCAGGGGAAAATTAACCGGGGAAATAGTCGCTGTGAAAAAAGTCAGAGAACCTCGTGAGACTGATATACGCCATTTGCGCAAGCTCAATCAtccaaatattgtaaaattcaa AGGCGTCTGTACACAAGCACCATGCTACTGTATTGTCATGGAGTTTTGCCCTTATGGACCACTGTACGACTTGTTACGCGCCGGAGAACCCGTACCTCCACCTCGTCTTGTTTCTTGGGCGAGACAAATTGCAGCTGGAATGCACTACCTGCATTCTCACAAAATTATTCACAGAGATTTGAAAAGTCCCAA TGTATTAATTGGTCGTGGTGAAGTCGTAAAAATCAGCGATTTTGGAACGAGCAGAGAATGGAATGAGATTAGTACGCGGATGAGTTTTGCAGGGACCGTCGCGTGGATGGCCCCAGAGATTATCCGAAGTGAACCTTGTTCTGAAAAAGTTGATATATG GTCCTACGGAGTTGTGCTGTGGGAATTACTGAGCGGAGAGATACCGTACAAAGATGTAGATTCCTCGGCGATAATTTGGGGCGTGGGTAATAACTCTCTTCATCTGCCGATTCCCGCCAGTTGTCCGGAAGGTTTCAGACTTCTGGTGAAACAGTGTTGGGCTGCCAAGCCGCGTAACAGACCATCCTTCAAGAACATCTTAATTCACCTTGACATCGCAGCTGTGGAAGTGCTCAGCAGAAAGCCTGACGAATATTTTAAAACACAA CAATCCTGGAAGGAAGAAATCAGGGTGCATATGAAGCAAATGCAAACTAATAGTTGCAGCACACCAAGATTTGAGGCAGATCTTATTCGTCGCAGAGAAGATGAGCTGAGGCATGCCCAGGATATCAGGGAACATTACGAGCGTAAGCTCGAAAGAACTAATAATCTCTACTTGGAGCTGAGCGCTGTTTTATTGCAACTTGAACAACGCGAACGAGATGTTGTAAA GAGAGAACAACAGACTGGGTACAAACAGTCTAAAAAACGGCTGGTACATCCTTTGCTCAAAGCTCAAGAGAGGTTCCACCGCAAACGTAATCCAACAATAAACTTGTCTACCTCATCAACACCAACGACTCCACCTTCTCCTTCTGCTGAATCTCCACAG AGTCCAGTGAAAGCAACTTTATATACGCAATTGAATGAATCTAACCAACCAGAGACGGTATTGGCTCCCAGCAATAGCTTTAAACAGCGTAAATACAGACATCGTAGAGTAGGTTCAGGTTGTGGTGTCAGCTCAAGTCCTAGGACAAGTCCGCACCatgaaagaaaa AACACTGACGCAGCTCATCATCGGTACGTCGATAGTCAAACTCAAACAGATGTGATGGATCTGAGCGAAACTGATTTCAGCCCTGTTGCACAGACTGTCTCTGTAGACAAATTTATATTGGAATTATCCAGCAGGCAATCGTCGTCCAGACGCAAATCCGAATGCCTCAATGGCAATACCATTAACTCAGAAACTCACTACAGGATGCAATCTAGTCCCTGTTCAAGCCCTGAACCACCCGACGAAAATCACATAAACGGAAACGAACGCCTTAGAGATTGCAGCGACGACGATAATCTTGAAACCCTTGGTCGAAAAGTCAGCGAGATACTTAATGCCAACAGGCTCATATCGTCAATTGATAACGGAAATTGTGACGATGTTATTATATCGCACAG gGGAAAAGATGAACTTATGAAACTGCCAGGTCAAATTTGTGGAATTATAATTAGCGGTACTGATGTACACAATGATTCCGACCTCAAATCGAAACCATGTTCAGACAACATGGATTCTCTCTGCAATCACGAGGATGAGGCGTGTGATGAGAGTTGGTCCGATGAAGAAGGCGAGGATCCTAGTTACACCTATAACTTTTCTCTTAGGCGTAGAAG CATTGCAAGGAGGCCTATTGGACCAGGTTGCAGAATGAGAAGAACCAAGCAAACGCCGACAAACACTGAATGTGTACTAGCTTCTGATGAAGAAAATACTTCAGAATACTCACACCCACCATCCAGTCAATCGTCAACTCTAGAAAGCAATCCGGATGTCCAGCGAGTATTGCGACACATACAACATTCACAGAag AGAAAAGTTCTAGATGACGAGGGCACTTCTGACACATCCAGTCAATCGGAAACCGACGAGGTCAGTGATACAACAATTGCATCACAGCCGGCAAAGGCGtctgtaaaaattgaaagcacTGTATAG
- the LOC124299361 gene encoding mitogen-activated protein kinase kinase kinase 12 isoform X1 has product MRTPAEADTLSQSEAFAFDTSELEKAAAAVNQVVLSASQPETHIFTNSMLCIQEELGQLSGIAGGLTIASPHEIPLPNSSTTESNSKSSGSGTKCSPVSGTLDAQRSGWIEGIFGCLRPVWTIIGKAAVNEIKGHQTNDWEIPFESISELQWLGSGAQGAVFRGKLTGEIVAVKKVREPRETDIRHLRKLNHPNIVKFKGVCTQAPCYCIVMEFCPYGPLYDLLRAGEPVPPPRLVSWARQIAAGMHYLHSHKIIHRDLKSPNVLIGRGEVVKISDFGTSREWNEISTRMSFAGTVAWMAPEIIRSEPCSEKVDIWSYGVVLWELLSGEIPYKDVDSSAIIWGVGNNSLHLPIPASCPEGFRLLVKQCWAAKPRNRPSFKNILIHLDIAAVEVLSRKPDEYFKTQQSWKEEIRVHMKQMQTNSCSTPRFEADLIRRREDELRHAQDIREHYERKLERTNNLYLELSAVLLQLEQRERDVVKREQQTGYKQSKKRLVHPLLKAQERFHRKRNPTINLSTSSTPTTPPSPSAESPQSPVKATLYTQLNESNQPETVLAPSNSFKQRKYRHRRVGSGCGVSSSPRTSPHHERKNTDAAHHRYVDSQTQTDVMDLSETDFSPVAQTVSVDKFILELSSRQSSSRRKSECLNGNTINSETHYRMQSSPCSSPEPPDENHINGNERLRDCSDDDNLETLGRKVSEILNANRLISSIDNGNCDDVIISHRGKDELMKLPGQICGIIISGTDVHNDSDLKSKPCSDNMDSLCNHEDEACDESWSDEEGEDPSYTYNFSLRRRSIARRPIGPGCRMRRTKQTPTNTECVLASDEENTSEYSHPPSSQSSTLESNPDVQRVLRHIQHSQKRKVLDDEGTSDTSSQSETDEVSDTTIASQPAKASVKIESTV; this is encoded by the exons TATGCTGTGTATTCAAGAAGAGCTGGGGCAGCTGAGCGGCATTGCTGGAGGACTAACGATCGCTAGTCCTCATGAAATACCACTACCTAATAGCAGTACTACGGAGAGTAACAGCAAGTCGAGTGGGAGTGGAACAAAGTGCTCCCCCGTTTCTGGCACTCTAGACGCTCAAAGATCCGGCTGGATCGAGGGTATTTTCGGATGTCTTCGACCAGTTTGGACGATAATCGGAAAAGCTGCCGTTAACGAAATTAAAGGACACCAAA CCAATGACTGGGAGATACCGTTCGAATCTATCAGCGAATTACAGTGGCTTGGTTCAGGAGCTCAAGGTGCGGTGTTCAGGGGAAAATTAACCGGGGAAATAGTCGCTGTGAAAAAAGTCAGAGAACCTCGTGAGACTGATATACGCCATTTGCGCAAGCTCAATCAtccaaatattgtaaaattcaa AGGCGTCTGTACACAAGCACCATGCTACTGTATTGTCATGGAGTTTTGCCCTTATGGACCACTGTACGACTTGTTACGCGCCGGAGAACCCGTACCTCCACCTCGTCTTGTTTCTTGGGCGAGACAAATTGCAGCTGGAATGCACTACCTGCATTCTCACAAAATTATTCACAGAGATTTGAAAAGTCCCAA TGTATTAATTGGTCGTGGTGAAGTCGTAAAAATCAGCGATTTTGGAACGAGCAGAGAATGGAATGAGATTAGTACGCGGATGAGTTTTGCAGGGACCGTCGCGTGGATGGCCCCAGAGATTATCCGAAGTGAACCTTGTTCTGAAAAAGTTGATATATG GTCCTACGGAGTTGTGCTGTGGGAATTACTGAGCGGAGAGATACCGTACAAAGATGTAGATTCCTCGGCGATAATTTGGGGCGTGGGTAATAACTCTCTTCATCTGCCGATTCCCGCCAGTTGTCCGGAAGGTTTCAGACTTCTGGTGAAACAGTGTTGGGCTGCCAAGCCGCGTAACAGACCATCCTTCAAGAACATCTTAATTCACCTTGACATCGCAGCTGTGGAAGTGCTCAGCAGAAAGCCTGACGAATATTTTAAAACACAA CAATCCTGGAAGGAAGAAATCAGGGTGCATATGAAGCAAATGCAAACTAATAGTTGCAGCACACCAAGATTTGAGGCAGATCTTATTCGTCGCAGAGAAGATGAGCTGAGGCATGCCCAGGATATCAGGGAACATTACGAGCGTAAGCTCGAAAGAACTAATAATCTCTACTTGGAGCTGAGCGCTGTTTTATTGCAACTTGAACAACGCGAACGAGATGTTGTAAA GAGAGAACAACAGACTGGGTACAAACAGTCTAAAAAACGGCTGGTACATCCTTTGCTCAAAGCTCAAGAGAGGTTCCACCGCAAACGTAATCCAACAATAAACTTGTCTACCTCATCAACACCAACGACTCCACCTTCTCCTTCTGCTGAATCTCCACAG AGTCCAGTGAAAGCAACTTTATATACGCAATTGAATGAATCTAACCAACCAGAGACGGTATTGGCTCCCAGCAATAGCTTTAAACAGCGTAAATACAGACATCGTAGAGTAGGTTCAGGTTGTGGTGTCAGCTCAAGTCCTAGGACAAGTCCGCACCatgaaagaaaa AACACTGACGCAGCTCATCATCGGTACGTCGATAGTCAAACTCAAACAGATGTGATGGATCTGAGCGAAACTGATTTCAGCCCTGTTGCACAGACTGTCTCTGTAGACAAATTTATATTGGAATTATCCAGCAGGCAATCGTCGTCCAGACGCAAATCCGAATGCCTCAATGGCAATACCATTAACTCAGAAACTCACTACAGGATGCAATCTAGTCCCTGTTCAAGCCCTGAACCACCCGACGAAAATCACATAAACGGAAACGAACGCCTTAGAGATTGCAGCGACGACGATAATCTTGAAACCCTTGGTCGAAAAGTCAGCGAGATACTTAATGCCAACAGGCTCATATCGTCAATTGATAACGGAAATTGTGACGATGTTATTATATCGCACAG gGGAAAAGATGAACTTATGAAACTGCCAGGTCAAATTTGTGGAATTATAATTAGCGGTACTGATGTACACAATGATTCCGACCTCAAATCGAAACCATGTTCAGACAACATGGATTCTCTCTGCAATCACGAGGATGAGGCGTGTGATGAGAGTTGGTCCGATGAAGAAGGCGAGGATCCTAGTTACACCTATAACTTTTCTCTTAGGCGTAGAAG CATTGCAAGGAGGCCTATTGGACCAGGTTGCAGAATGAGAAGAACCAAGCAAACGCCGACAAACACTGAATGTGTACTAGCTTCTGATGAAGAAAATACTTCAGAATACTCACACCCACCATCCAGTCAATCGTCAACTCTAGAAAGCAATCCGGATGTCCAGCGAGTATTGCGACACATACAACATTCACAGAag AGAAAAGTTCTAGATGACGAGGGCACTTCTGACACATCCAGTCAATCGGAAACCGACGAGGTCAGTGATACAACAATTGCATCACAGCCGGCAAAGGCGtctgtaaaaattgaaagcacTGTATAG
- the LOC124299361 gene encoding mitogen-activated protein kinase kinase kinase 12 isoform X3 codes for MKVFTSCIRIYICIVQCTIMLCIQEELGQLSGIAGGLTIASPHEIPLPNSSTTESNSKSSGSGTKCSPVSGTLDAQRSGWIEGIFGCLRPVWTIIGKAAVNEIKGHQTNDWEIPFESISELQWLGSGAQGAVFRGKLTGEIVAVKKVREPRETDIRHLRKLNHPNIVKFKGVCTQAPCYCIVMEFCPYGPLYDLLRAGEPVPPPRLVSWARQIAAGMHYLHSHKIIHRDLKSPNVLIGRGEVVKISDFGTSREWNEISTRMSFAGTVAWMAPEIIRSEPCSEKVDIWSYGVVLWELLSGEIPYKDVDSSAIIWGVGNNSLHLPIPASCPEGFRLLVKQCWAAKPRNRPSFKNILIHLDIAAVEVLSRKPDEYFKTQQSWKEEIRVHMKQMQTNSCSTPRFEADLIRRREDELRHAQDIREHYERKLERTNNLYLELSAVLLQLEQRERDVVKREQQTGYKQSKKRLVHPLLKAQERFHRKRNPTINLSTSSTPTTPPSPSAESPQSPVKATLYTQLNESNQPETVLAPSNSFKQRKYRHRRVGSGCGVSSSPRTSPHHERKNTDAAHHRYVDSQTQTDVMDLSETDFSPVAQTVSVDKFILELSSRQSSSRRKSECLNGNTINSETHYRMQSSPCSSPEPPDENHINGNERLRDCSDDDNLETLGRKVSEILNANRLISSIDNGNCDDVIISHRGKDELMKLPGQICGIIISGTDVHNDSDLKSKPCSDNMDSLCNHEDEACDESWSDEEGEDPSYTYNFSLRRRSIARRPIGPGCRMRRTKQTPTNTECVLASDEENTSEYSHPPSSQSSTLESNPDVQRVLRHIQHSQKRKVLDDEGTSDTSSQSETDEVSDTTIASQPAKASVKIESTV; via the exons TATGCTGTGTATTCAAGAAGAGCTGGGGCAGCTGAGCGGCATTGCTGGAGGACTAACGATCGCTAGTCCTCATGAAATACCACTACCTAATAGCAGTACTACGGAGAGTAACAGCAAGTCGAGTGGGAGTGGAACAAAGTGCTCCCCCGTTTCTGGCACTCTAGACGCTCAAAGATCCGGCTGGATCGAGGGTATTTTCGGATGTCTTCGACCAGTTTGGACGATAATCGGAAAAGCTGCCGTTAACGAAATTAAAGGACACCAAA CCAATGACTGGGAGATACCGTTCGAATCTATCAGCGAATTACAGTGGCTTGGTTCAGGAGCTCAAGGTGCGGTGTTCAGGGGAAAATTAACCGGGGAAATAGTCGCTGTGAAAAAAGTCAGAGAACCTCGTGAGACTGATATACGCCATTTGCGCAAGCTCAATCAtccaaatattgtaaaattcaa AGGCGTCTGTACACAAGCACCATGCTACTGTATTGTCATGGAGTTTTGCCCTTATGGACCACTGTACGACTTGTTACGCGCCGGAGAACCCGTACCTCCACCTCGTCTTGTTTCTTGGGCGAGACAAATTGCAGCTGGAATGCACTACCTGCATTCTCACAAAATTATTCACAGAGATTTGAAAAGTCCCAA TGTATTAATTGGTCGTGGTGAAGTCGTAAAAATCAGCGATTTTGGAACGAGCAGAGAATGGAATGAGATTAGTACGCGGATGAGTTTTGCAGGGACCGTCGCGTGGATGGCCCCAGAGATTATCCGAAGTGAACCTTGTTCTGAAAAAGTTGATATATG GTCCTACGGAGTTGTGCTGTGGGAATTACTGAGCGGAGAGATACCGTACAAAGATGTAGATTCCTCGGCGATAATTTGGGGCGTGGGTAATAACTCTCTTCATCTGCCGATTCCCGCCAGTTGTCCGGAAGGTTTCAGACTTCTGGTGAAACAGTGTTGGGCTGCCAAGCCGCGTAACAGACCATCCTTCAAGAACATCTTAATTCACCTTGACATCGCAGCTGTGGAAGTGCTCAGCAGAAAGCCTGACGAATATTTTAAAACACAA CAATCCTGGAAGGAAGAAATCAGGGTGCATATGAAGCAAATGCAAACTAATAGTTGCAGCACACCAAGATTTGAGGCAGATCTTATTCGTCGCAGAGAAGATGAGCTGAGGCATGCCCAGGATATCAGGGAACATTACGAGCGTAAGCTCGAAAGAACTAATAATCTCTACTTGGAGCTGAGCGCTGTTTTATTGCAACTTGAACAACGCGAACGAGATGTTGTAAA GAGAGAACAACAGACTGGGTACAAACAGTCTAAAAAACGGCTGGTACATCCTTTGCTCAAAGCTCAAGAGAGGTTCCACCGCAAACGTAATCCAACAATAAACTTGTCTACCTCATCAACACCAACGACTCCACCTTCTCCTTCTGCTGAATCTCCACAG AGTCCAGTGAAAGCAACTTTATATACGCAATTGAATGAATCTAACCAACCAGAGACGGTATTGGCTCCCAGCAATAGCTTTAAACAGCGTAAATACAGACATCGTAGAGTAGGTTCAGGTTGTGGTGTCAGCTCAAGTCCTAGGACAAGTCCGCACCatgaaagaaaa AACACTGACGCAGCTCATCATCGGTACGTCGATAGTCAAACTCAAACAGATGTGATGGATCTGAGCGAAACTGATTTCAGCCCTGTTGCACAGACTGTCTCTGTAGACAAATTTATATTGGAATTATCCAGCAGGCAATCGTCGTCCAGACGCAAATCCGAATGCCTCAATGGCAATACCATTAACTCAGAAACTCACTACAGGATGCAATCTAGTCCCTGTTCAAGCCCTGAACCACCCGACGAAAATCACATAAACGGAAACGAACGCCTTAGAGATTGCAGCGACGACGATAATCTTGAAACCCTTGGTCGAAAAGTCAGCGAGATACTTAATGCCAACAGGCTCATATCGTCAATTGATAACGGAAATTGTGACGATGTTATTATATCGCACAG gGGAAAAGATGAACTTATGAAACTGCCAGGTCAAATTTGTGGAATTATAATTAGCGGTACTGATGTACACAATGATTCCGACCTCAAATCGAAACCATGTTCAGACAACATGGATTCTCTCTGCAATCACGAGGATGAGGCGTGTGATGAGAGTTGGTCCGATGAAGAAGGCGAGGATCCTAGTTACACCTATAACTTTTCTCTTAGGCGTAGAAG CATTGCAAGGAGGCCTATTGGACCAGGTTGCAGAATGAGAAGAACCAAGCAAACGCCGACAAACACTGAATGTGTACTAGCTTCTGATGAAGAAAATACTTCAGAATACTCACACCCACCATCCAGTCAATCGTCAACTCTAGAAAGCAATCCGGATGTCCAGCGAGTATTGCGACACATACAACATTCACAGAag AGAAAAGTTCTAGATGACGAGGGCACTTCTGACACATCCAGTCAATCGGAAACCGACGAGGTCAGTGATACAACAATTGCATCACAGCCGGCAAAGGCGtctgtaaaaattgaaagcacTGTATAG